The following are encoded together in the Daucus carota subsp. sativus chromosome 5, DH1 v3.0, whole genome shotgun sequence genome:
- the LOC108222955 gene encoding proton pump-interactor 1 isoform X2 has product MSMGVESLETELPHVPVETKLEGDILLQKENGILNQDSGITFGSHGTEEPVKKEASNLPENTIPKDAVDEWPEPKQIHTFYMVKYRLYDDQKTKFKLDQADKELRKFNQAQNQIMEKIRAKKADRAQVNSQLKTFIDESKQYRQIIDEKRKEIEPLHQALGKLRNSNTGGREKTFLCSSQEELNEVIKSLENRIQHESIPLSEEKQIIREIKQLEATREKVIANAVVRAKIEDSLGEKEAIQDQVKLIGSGLDGVWKEKKVVQAKVDQLDKEKKAINLVIDSLEEESKAISVDRQKVYDRIRELRKQLDQGNAPYYQNRTTLIKARELAARKDVEGLRNFASTEVDTFMSLWSSTKAFRDDYEMRILPSLDMRQLSRDGRMRNPGEKPLVVKESPPPAQTEIVAKPQPKQVKEDSTNINQKEKSTKQPKEPTKEVPIPESTVEVSAVKDGEFEKAEKDPLPVKKKVDEAKLKELKREEEIAKAKQAQERKKKLAEKAAAKAAIKAQKEAEKKLQDREKKAKKKATASGSVATEEPTETTADIVSETGTAEEVVQAAAAPKTKERKEKTTVRSRGKVKGPDPLPKIILKRKKATNYWTWAAALAAILAVLLAVLGYYYMM; this is encoded by the exons ATGAGTATGGGTGTGGAGAGTTTGGAAACTGAGTTGCCCCATGTCCCTGTGGAGACAAAACTGGAAGGAGACATCTTGTTGCAGAAGGAAAATGGAATACTGAATCAAGACTCAGGTATAACATTTGGTTCACATGGAACAGAAGAGCCAGTTAAAAAAGAGGCGAGTAATTTGCCAGAAAATACCATTCCCAAGGATGCAGTTGATGAGTGGCCTGAACCTAAGCAGATCCACACCTTCTATATGGTCAAATATCGGTTATATGACGACCAGAAAACCAAATTCAAGTTGGACCAGGCTGATAAAGAGCTTAGAAAGTTCAACCAAGCTCAAAATCAGATCATGGAAAAAATAAGGGCAAAAAAA GCAGATCGAGCTCAAGTGAATTCTCAATTGAAGACTTTTATTGATGAAAGTAAGCAGTATAGACAAATCATAGATGAGAAGAGGAAAGAAATAGAGCCTTTGCATCAGGCTTTAGGCAAATTGCGCAATTCAAACACAGGGGGTAGAGAGAAGACCTTTTTATGCTCTTCTCAGGAAGAGCTAAATGAAGTT ATCAAGAGCTTAGAAAACCGCATACAACATGAGAGCATTCCCCTGTCTGAAGAGAAGCAAATAATTAGAGAAATCAAACAATTAGAAGCAACACGGGAGAAAGTTATTGCCAATGCTGTTGTGAGGGCTAAGATTGAGGATTCACTGGGAGAGAAGGAAGCCATTCAAGACCAGGTTAAG CTGATAGGTTCTGGTCTGGATGGAGTTTGGAAAGAGAAGAAAGTAGTTCAGGCTAAGGTTGATCAGCTTGATAAAGAGAAGAAGGCCATAAATCTAGTGATTGATTCTTTAGAGGAAGAATCGAAGGCTATTTCAGTGGATAGACAGAAGGTTTATGACAGGATTCGGGAACTAAGGAAACAGCTTGATCAAGGG AATGCTCCCTATTATCAAAATCGTACTACCTTGATAAAGGCCAGAGAGCTTGCGGCCAGAAAAGACGTTGAAGGTCTTCGCAATTTTGCTAGTACAGAG GTGGATACATTTATGTCCTTGTGGAGTAGTACCAAGGCGTTTAGGGATGATTATGAGATGAGAATTTTGCCTAGTCTTGACATGCGACAACTGAGCAGGGACGGACGAATGAGAAACCCCGGTGAGAAGCCATTAGTGGTAAAAGAGTCACCACCTCCTGCTCAAACTGAGATAGTAGCAAAACCACAACCCAAACAGGTGAAGGAAGATTCCACCAATATCAACCAGAAAGAGAAAAGTACGAAGCAACCAAAGGAACCTACTAAGGAAGTACCAATTCCTGAAAGTACCGTAGAGGTCAGTGCTGTGAAAGATGGTGAGTTCGAAAAGGCAGAAAAAGATCCTCTTCCGGTGAAAAAAAAAGTTGACGAGGCAAAGCTGAAGGAGTTAAAGAGAGAGGAAGAGATAGCCAAGGCTAAGCAGGCCcaggaaagaaagaagaaattGGCAGAGAAAGCGGCAGCGAAAGCAGCTATAAAAGCTCAGAAGGAAGCTgaaaagaaa CTACAGGATCGCGAGAAAAAAGCAAAGAAAAAAGCCACTGCATCTGGATCTGTGGCAACTGAGGAACCAACTGAAACAACAGCTGATATCGTCTCTGAAACAGGAACAGCAGAAGAGGTTGTTCAGGCAGCAGCTGCACCGAAGACCAaggaaagaaaagagaaaactACAGTGCGGTCGAGGGGCAAAGTCAAGGGCCCAGATCCACTCCCTAAGATCATACTCAAAAGGAAGAAAGCAACAAACTACTGGACTTGGGCAGCAGCTCTAGCGGCCATCTTAGCAGTGTTGCTTGCAGTGCTCGGATACTATTATATGATGTGA
- the LOC108222955 gene encoding proton pump-interactor 1 isoform X1 has translation MSMGVESLETELPHVPVETKLEGDILLQKENGILNQDSGITFGSHGTEEPVKKEASNLPENTIPKDAVDEWPEPKQIHTFYMVKYRLYDDQKTKFKLDQADKELRKFNQAQNQIMEKIRAKKADRAQVNSQLKTFIDESKQYRQIIDEKRKEIEPLHQALGKLRNSNTGGREKTFLCSSQEELNEVIKSLENRIQHESIPLSEEKQIIREIKQLEATREKVIANAVVRAKIEDSLGEKEAIQDQVKLIGSGLDGVWKEKKVVQAKVDQLDKEKKAINLVIDSLEEESKAISVDRQKVYDRIRELRKQLDQGNAPYYQNRTTLIKARELAARKDVEGLRNFASTEVDTFMSLWSSTKAFRDDYEMRILPSLDMRQLSRDGRMRNPGEKPLVVKESPPPAQTEIVAKPQPKQVKEDSTNINQKEKSTKQPKEPTKEVPIPESTVEVSAVKDGEFEKAEKDPLPVKKKVDEAKLKELKREEEIAKAKQAQERKKKLAEKAAAKAAIKAQKEAEKKQKEIYSFPMCFQII, from the exons ATGAGTATGGGTGTGGAGAGTTTGGAAACTGAGTTGCCCCATGTCCCTGTGGAGACAAAACTGGAAGGAGACATCTTGTTGCAGAAGGAAAATGGAATACTGAATCAAGACTCAGGTATAACATTTGGTTCACATGGAACAGAAGAGCCAGTTAAAAAAGAGGCGAGTAATTTGCCAGAAAATACCATTCCCAAGGATGCAGTTGATGAGTGGCCTGAACCTAAGCAGATCCACACCTTCTATATGGTCAAATATCGGTTATATGACGACCAGAAAACCAAATTCAAGTTGGACCAGGCTGATAAAGAGCTTAGAAAGTTCAACCAAGCTCAAAATCAGATCATGGAAAAAATAAGGGCAAAAAAA GCAGATCGAGCTCAAGTGAATTCTCAATTGAAGACTTTTATTGATGAAAGTAAGCAGTATAGACAAATCATAGATGAGAAGAGGAAAGAAATAGAGCCTTTGCATCAGGCTTTAGGCAAATTGCGCAATTCAAACACAGGGGGTAGAGAGAAGACCTTTTTATGCTCTTCTCAGGAAGAGCTAAATGAAGTT ATCAAGAGCTTAGAAAACCGCATACAACATGAGAGCATTCCCCTGTCTGAAGAGAAGCAAATAATTAGAGAAATCAAACAATTAGAAGCAACACGGGAGAAAGTTATTGCCAATGCTGTTGTGAGGGCTAAGATTGAGGATTCACTGGGAGAGAAGGAAGCCATTCAAGACCAGGTTAAG CTGATAGGTTCTGGTCTGGATGGAGTTTGGAAAGAGAAGAAAGTAGTTCAGGCTAAGGTTGATCAGCTTGATAAAGAGAAGAAGGCCATAAATCTAGTGATTGATTCTTTAGAGGAAGAATCGAAGGCTATTTCAGTGGATAGACAGAAGGTTTATGACAGGATTCGGGAACTAAGGAAACAGCTTGATCAAGGG AATGCTCCCTATTATCAAAATCGTACTACCTTGATAAAGGCCAGAGAGCTTGCGGCCAGAAAAGACGTTGAAGGTCTTCGCAATTTTGCTAGTACAGAG GTGGATACATTTATGTCCTTGTGGAGTAGTACCAAGGCGTTTAGGGATGATTATGAGATGAGAATTTTGCCTAGTCTTGACATGCGACAACTGAGCAGGGACGGACGAATGAGAAACCCCGGTGAGAAGCCATTAGTGGTAAAAGAGTCACCACCTCCTGCTCAAACTGAGATAGTAGCAAAACCACAACCCAAACAGGTGAAGGAAGATTCCACCAATATCAACCAGAAAGAGAAAAGTACGAAGCAACCAAAGGAACCTACTAAGGAAGTACCAATTCCTGAAAGTACCGTAGAGGTCAGTGCTGTGAAAGATGGTGAGTTCGAAAAGGCAGAAAAAGATCCTCTTCCGGTGAAAAAAAAAGTTGACGAGGCAAAGCTGAAGGAGTTAAAGAGAGAGGAAGAGATAGCCAAGGCTAAGCAGGCCcaggaaagaaagaagaaattGGCAGAGAAAGCGGCAGCGAAAGCAGCTATAAAAGCTCAGAAGGAAGCTgaaaagaaacaaaaggaaaTTTATTCTTTTCCAATGTGTTTCCAGATTATATAA
- the LOC108223775 gene encoding uncharacterized protein LOC108223775 — MKGDLIVVLFWDKTLCVTPRRCGRVDDLGLSNHIILVAMKQMILLIYGISRRIFARMRIMSPSATFVNNYENGHCVQHPSSRTSGVPVAPSNTMTTRATGRNHGNRKRSRGSTSLAREEGQTSSSEPNAIPTRSRRTTPRTVIEDYITPAEGAILHSPLVRGTSDVPFPPSGGHQSRSGRKASLSRTYEGSRSSSATGDEVPGISSETADREDAGVSEDDLTPAERAISATRLLSGLGKHPSVYARAGRNPPPQGLSFRGAWKNAVELYSVANHQYKELLHNAGFEDFLKINPVELPQGYLIALMERWFAQTNTVHLPCGEIGPTPLDWTMITGLRFGGQSISLDPNYAKDEAVKLLGLKRRKRVFQGNRITLSAIRPTEAQVRAFPANDVIKERISRRLFLYVIGSCFFGNSKSVIHHELVKLVEDIHAVPDYDWGAFTYAAFLVGMRRKVTGQIGSFTAFWPFLVFWAFEYLNICRPEHTENVNVFPRAMRWKFPENGGTLDNFDLTASRCQLDYVDDESKVTWQPYLDSEKYSSVDIKTSIDLAKSRVPFRSFATWEYYLGERCGRQLGLPCLVPSDPPKKLYRDFTKKSPSGKVKENKEPRTIENAAETLVESENLEYASWFAENSIGKIVDVTRLIGGTAIGRKVISDWMAKHRTGIVLVPKSEVEEITLACDAADAERKKLQEELSQLRRG; from the exons ATGAAAGGTGATCTGATAGTTGTCTTATTCTGGGATAAGACACTATGTGTTACTCCAAGAAGATGCGGTCGAGTGGATGATTTGGGTTTAAGCAATCATATTATCTTGGTAGCCATGAAACAAATGATATTGTTGATATATGGAATATCTAGGAGGATTTTTGCTCGAATGAG AATCATGTCTCCTTCTGCAACCTTTGTAAACAATTATGAGAATGGGCATTGTGTTCAGCATCCTTCTTCTAGGACTTCTGGTGTACCTGTTGCTCCAAGTAATACTATGACCACGCGAGCTACAGGAAGAAATCATGGAAATAGGAAAAGGTCACGTGGAAGCACTAGCTTGGCAAGAGAGGAAGGACAAACTTCTTCAAGTGAGCCCAATGCTATTCCTACAAGGTCAAGGAGAACGACTCCAAGAACAGTTATTGAGGATTACATAACTCCTGCCGAAGGAGCCATATTGCACTCGCCACTTGTTCGTGGTACTTCTGATGTTCCTTTTCCACCCTCAGGAGGACATCAGAGCAGATCTGGCAGGAAAGCTAGCTTGTCCAGAACTTATGAAGGGTCTCGTTCAAGCTCTGCAACAGGTGACGAGGTACCTGGTATAAGCTCGGAAACAGCCGACAGAGAAGATGCTGGGGTTTCTGAGGATGACCTGACACCTGCAGAGAGGGCTATCTCTGCCACACGACTTCTCAGTGGCTTAGGGAAGCACCCCTCTGTGTATGCTAGAGCAGGACGG AACCCTCCCCCACAAGGTCTTAGCTTTCGGGGTGCTTGGAAAAACGCAGTAGAACTGTATAGTGTAGCAAATCATCAGTACAAGGAGCTCCTCCATAATGCTGGATTTGAAGACTTTCTTAAAATCAATCCGGTAGAGCTTCCACAGGGATACCTTATCGCCTTGATGGAGAGGTGGTTTGCTCAGACGAACACTGTCCACTTGCCCTGTGGTGAAATCGGTCCGACTCCATTAGACTGGACAATGATTACTGGGCTTCGTTTTGGAGGTCAATCCATATCCCTGGACCCTAATTATGCAAAGGATGAAGCAGTGAAACTTCTTGGACTTAAACGTAGAAAGAGAGTTTTCCAGGGAAACAGGATTACCTTGAGTGCGATCAGACCTACAGAGGCACAGGTGAGGGCTTTTCCCGCAAATGATGTCATAAAGGAAAGGATTTCCCGTCGATTGTTCCTCTATGTCATCGGCAGTTGTTTCTTCGGAAACAGCAAATCAGTGATACATCATGAGCTTGTGAAGCTTGTGGAAGATATACATGCAGTGCCAGATTATGATTGGGGGGCATTTACTTATGCAGCCTTCCTTGTTGGTATGAGAAGGAAGGTTACTGGACAGATAGGATCCTTCACGGCATTCTGGCCGTTTTTGGTG TTCTGGGCTTTCGAGTATCTGAACATATGTCGTCCGGAGCACACTGAGAATGTGAATGTCTTTCCAAGGGCTATGCGCTGGAAGTTTCCAGAAAATGGCGGTACTCTTGATAATTTTGACCTTACTGCTTCCCGCTGTCAATTGGATTACGTTGATGACGAGTCCAAG GTGACCTGGCAACCGTACCTGGACAGTGAAAAATATAGTTCAGTTGACATCAAAACTTCAATTGATCTGGCGAAGAGCAGGGTACCGTTTAGGAGTTTTGCCACCTGGGAATATTATCTCGGGGAGAGATGTGGACGACAATTAGGTCTCCCTTGTCTAGTTCCCTCTGACCCTCCAAAAAAGCTGTACAGAGACTTTACAAAGAAATCCCCGAGTGGGAAGGTGAAAGAGAATAAAGAACCCCGAACTATAGAAAACGCTGCTGAAACTTTGGTGGAGTCAGAGAATCTTGAATATGCCTCCTGGTTCGCAGAAAACTCAATCGGGAAAATTGTCGATGTGACTCGACTAATTGGAGGAACTGCAATCGGAAGAAAAGTCATAAGTGACTGGATG GCAAAGCACCGAACAGGCATAGTTTTAGTCCCTAAATCTGAAGTCGAGGAAATAACACTGGCTTGTGATGCTGCTGATGCTGAgcgtaaaaagcttcaagaagagtTG TCTCAACTTAGAAGAGGTTGA
- the LOC108219996 gene encoding uncharacterized protein LOC108219996 yields the protein MAATTAVRSFLNSTARSVKQHNLSHLGTRPFPRLVFKSPLTSSGMCHVAQATRGNTDVLVRVVGEKGAVDEVKHVVEMAKRASLRREVLHTDFLTPPVLKESMQVLEKLADVKAVAQGGYPQAERCRLSVGHPEALTSDPDIVEALSISGNFGFEPCSHGDFLGSILGTGISRDKLGDILLQGEKGAQILLVPDLVDFLTSALNKVGNVTVTCKRIPLLALEYEPPRTKSFKTIEGSLRLDAIASAGYKISRSKLVDLISNGDVRVNWASVSKNNTTIKTGDMISVSGKGRLKIGEINSTKKGKFAVELIRYL from the exons ATGGCTGCGACCACCGCAGTTCGGTCGTTCCTTAACTCAACTGCTCGGTCTGTTAAACAACACAATCTTTCTCATCTCGGAACTCGACCCTTTCCTCGTCTTGTCTTTAAATCTCCACTCACTTCTTCAG GTATGTGTCACGTGGCACAAGCTACAAGGGGGAACACTGATGTTTTGGTTAGGGTAGTAGGAGAGAAGGGTGCAGTTGATGAAGTGAAGCATGTCGTCGAGATG GCAAAGCGGGCATCTTTAAGAAGAGAAGTTCTGCATACTGATTTTCTTACACCGCCTGTATTGAAGGAGTCGATGCAAGTATTAGAAAAGTTAGCTGATGTTAAAGCGGTCGCTCAGGGAGGATACCCACAG GCTGAGCGCTGTAGGCTTTCAGTTGGACATCCAGAAGCCTTAACATCCGACCCGGATATTGTTGAAGCACTGAG TATTTCAGGAAATTTTGGATTTGAGCCTTGTTCTCATGGTGATTTTCTTGGTTCCATTCTTGGCACGGGCATTTCTAGGGATAAGCTGGGTGATATATTATTACAG GGAGAAAAGGGggcacaaattcttcttgttccAGACCTAGTTGATTTTCTCACATCAGCGCTCAACAAG GTTGGGAATGTTACAGTTACATGTAAAAGGATACCGTTGCTTGCACTTGAATACGAACCACCAAG GACTAAATCCTTCAAAACTATAGAAGGATCGCTGAGGCTTGACGCTATAGCAAGTGCAGGATACAAGATTTCAAGATCGAAGCTAGTTGATTTAATCAG TAATGGGGATGTACGCGTCAATTGGGCTAGTGTGTCTAAAAACAATACCACTATAAAGACTGGAGACATGATCTCTGTCAGTGGCAAAGGAAGGTTAAAG ATAGGAGAAATAAACTCAACAAAGAAGGGAAAGTTTGCAGTCGAACTGATCCGATATTTATAG
- the LOC108223159 gene encoding VQ motif-containing protein 4 gives MENSPRLYPKENPSPSHSPNSHNSSTNSNGLSPAVATPPATPKPVSRSENNPYPTTFVQADSTTFKQVVQMLTGSSETAKQAADLHQVKNSSIPPIRTSQKKQSFKLYERRNSLKNGLMINPSLHNFANNPGFSPRKPEILSPSILDFPSLVLSPVTPLRDDHHKSSGSSSEEDKAIAEKGFYLHKSPMSTPRGGAEPQLLPLFPVTSPRVSGS, from the coding sequence ATGGAAAACTCACCAAGACTCTATCCAAAAGAAAACCCATCTCCCTCCCACTCCCCCAACAGCCACAACAGCAGCACAAACAGCAATGGCCTCTCCCCCGCCGTCGCAACTCCTCCGGCGACTCCCAAACCCGTTTCGAGATCCGAGAACAACCCGTACCCGACGACCTTCGTGCAAGCCGATTCCACCACTTTTAAACAAGTGGTTCAAATGCTCACCGGATCATCGGAAACCGCCAAGCAGGCCGCAGATCTACACCAAGTCAAGAACTCGAGCATCCCGCCGATCAGAACCAGCCAGAAGAAGCAGAGCTTCAAGCTCTACGAGCGCAGAAATAGCCTCAAGAATGGCCTCATGATTAACCCTTCCTTGCATAATTTCGCAAATAATCCGGGTTTTTCGCCGAGAAAACCGGAGATTTTATCGCCGAGCATTCTCGACTTCCCGTCGCTGGTTTTAAGTCCGGTCACGCCGCTGAGAGATGATCATCACAAGTCCTCCGGGAGCTCGTCGGAAGAAGACAAGGCTATTGCCGAGAAGGGTTTTTATTTGCATAAATCGCCGATGAGTACGCCGAGAGGCGGAGCTGAGCCGCAGCTGCTGCCGTTGTTTCCGGTGACTTCGCCGCGAGTTTCGGGGTCTTGA
- the LOC108223158 gene encoding probable protein phosphatase 2C 39, with translation MNGRDILHKMKEKVRFGSSSAESGKGKSKLSKHVTHGYHLVKGKSYHDMEDYVFAQFKQVDDNELGLFAIYDGHLSHDIPDYLKTHLFENIINEPDFWTETEKAVRRAYHITDKTILDKASDLGRGGSTAVTAILINCKRLVVANVGDSRAVISKNGVAKQLSIDHEPSKERSSIEDRGGFVSNFPGDVPRVDGQLAVARAFGDKSLKKHLSSEPDVSVETISESTDFLILASDGIWKVLSNQEAVDCIKHTKCPQTAAKQLTEEALARKSTDDISCVVVKFR, from the exons ATGAATGGAAGAGATATCCTCCACAAGATgaag GAAAAGGTTCGTTTTGGCTCATCATCAGCTGAAAGTGGAAAAGGAAAGAGTAAACTGTCAAAGCATGTAACACATGGATATCATCTGGTAAAGGGAAAATCATATCATGACATGGAAGATTATGTTTTTGCACAATTTAAGCAAGTTGACGACAATGAGCTTGGCCTGTTTGCAATATATGATGGTCATTTGAGCCATGATATTCCTGATTACCTGAAGACTCATCTGTTTGAGAACATAATCAATGAG CCCGACTTCTGGACCGAGACAGAGAAGGCAGTCAGACGAGCATATCACataactgataaaactatattggATAAAGCAAGTGATCTAGGTAGAGGGGGTTCAACTGCAGTTACagcaatattaataaattgtaaaaggcTGGTTGTGGCTAATGTCGGGGACTCTAGAGCTGTCATTAGCAAAAATGGAGTGGCGAAACAATTATCAATAGATCATGAGCCTAGTAAGGAACGGAGTAGTATAGAGGACAGAGGTGGCTTCGTATCTAACTTTCCAG GTGATGTTCCTCGTGTTGATGGACAACTAGCAGTAGCCAGAGCCTTCGGTGACAAGAGCTTGAAGAAACACCTTAGCTCAGAACCAGACGTGTCAGTAGAAACCATAAGTGAGAGTACAGATTTTCTTATCTTAGCAAGCGATGGCATATGGAAG GTTTTGTCAAATCAAGAAGCCGTGGACTGTATTAAGCACACAAAATGTCCTCAAACAGCCGCAAAGCAACTCACCGAAGAAGCCCTTGCAAGGAAGAGCACCGATGATATTTCTTGCGTAGTTGTAAAGTTCAGATGA
- the LOC108223160 gene encoding uncharacterized protein LOC108223160, giving the protein MSFEDFSLPETSISQDDHNLDFNFCRMIEPGESPDSPADHLFSNGRLVPHDFPRSSSKTLSLSSRSTSWGSSRDGFESSSSSRSNSCSSSQSRSSSISSSTTSISHAGTEKRISIRARRPRSGAIKSAPETYKMHKNSPNFSHGSRKWQFIAAAPVLNGNVTERNKAKSAEKSKAKKEGKSKGRWGRFLCLFVACSEFHAIESSSSREC; this is encoded by the coding sequence ATGTCTTTCGAAGATTTTTCTCTCCCAGAAACCTCGATTTCTCAGGATGATCATAACCTGGATTTCAATTTTTGTCGTATGATCGAACCAGGCGAATCACCTGATTCCCCAGCTGATCATCTGTTTTCGAATGGCCGGCTCGTGCCACACGATTTCCCTCGTTCATCTTCAAAGACTCTGAGCCTTTCATCACGATCAACAAGCTGGGGAAGCAGCAGAGATGGCTTCGAGTCCTCATCGTCGTCTAGGAGCAATAGCTGCAGCTCGAGCCAGAGTAGAAGCAGCTCCATCAGTAGTTCAACGACAAGCATAAGTCACGCAGGTACTGAAAAAAGAATATCGATTCGAGCCAGAAGACCGAGGAGTGGTGCGATTAAATCTGCACCCGAAACTTATAAAATGCATAAGAATTCTCCGAATTTTTCGCATGGATCCCGAAAGTGGCAATTTATAGCAGCAGCGCCCGTCTTGAATGGCAATGTTACGGAAAGAAACAAAGCGAAATCTGCGGAGAAGTCGAAAGCTAAGAAAGAGGGGAAGAGCAAGGGGCGTTGGGGGagatttttgtgtttgtttgtaGCATGCAGTGAATTTCATGCTATAGAATCATCGTCAAGCCGAGAGTGTTAG